The genomic stretch GCGGAGGTCTAATGCTTCCCTGAACGGAAGCGCCAGGTAAGGGATAACGTGAGGTCGCAAACTCTCAAGAAAGCCCTCACCTCGGCTCAGGCCACCGCCTATAACGATGGCCTCGGGGTCGAGCATGTGCGCGACAGATGCCAAAGCTCTCCCCCAGGCGTCAAGCGCCACGTTCCAAAGGTCTGCAATGACGGGGTTCCCCCTCTCTTGCCATAGACGGGGGAGGTCATCGGGAATGCCCCATGAGCGGGCAAGTCTTTCTAAGGCATCGGCGCCGCAAATGGCTTCCAGGTGTCCCCTTCCGCCGCACCCGCAGTATTCATCTCTGCCGATTGCGATGTGGCCGGGTTCGCCCGCCATGCCATGAGCGCCCTTCAGGAGCTTTCCGTCGAGGACTATCCCGCCGCCTACACCTGTGCCTAATGTTATAACCACATAACTTGAAAGGCCCTTTGCGGCGCCTACCCACCCCTCACCCAGGGCGTAGCAGTTGGCATCGTTTTCGATTGCTACGGGCCTGGAAAGGCGTTCCTCGAGTAGCGCCTTCAACGGCACCCCTTCCCAGTTGGGAAAGTTAGGCATCTTTTTAATATGCTCCCTAAAAGTATCGAGCATTCCGGGCACGCCCAGCCCCACTGGAACGACCTCTCCGGCT from Acetomicrobium sp. S15 = DSM 107314 encodes the following:
- a CDS encoding ROK family protein, which codes for MRAIGIDLGGHNTKAALVVDGAIQERLEEATAPGRRQEEVCAQVARLVEALSPAGEVVPVGLGVPGMLDTFREHIKKMPNFPNWEGVPLKALLEERLSRPVAIENDANCYALGEGWVGAAKGLSSYVVITLGTGVGGGIVLDGKLLKGAHGMAGEPGHIAIGRDEYCGCGGRGHLEAICGADALERLARSWGIPDDLPRLWQERGNPVIADLWNVALDAWGRALASVAHMLDPEAIVIGGGLSRGEGFLESLRPHVIPYLALPFREALDLRLSLLGNDAAIIGAAAVALGYFA